The following DNA comes from Quercus robur chromosome 1, dhQueRobu3.1, whole genome shotgun sequence.
ataattagtcTTATTGTATTGGGTTAATGGAATTATTACATCTGTCTCTGCATGGTTTTGACAacttcattaatttttaaatgaagacAGAAAGACTTTTGTTTTGTTCGGTATTATTTCATGAGCATTCATACTAATTACATAGTAGCTCATATATTACtcatcatataaaaaaaagaaaagaaaaaaaagatagagaagaaagaagaagaagaaaaagaagaaaccctTTATTCATATATCAAGCACTTAAACCACCAATGTGCCatgttcccccccccccccccccccccatataAAAGTCAATGTACGATGATGACAATaatcatcaaaataaataataatcacGACGATGGTAATTATTATTGTCCTTGTTACTATTGAATCATGTACGTACTAGCATTTCATCTCGATAGTTATTTctaaccttttattttaaaatagatttCTTGTGGGTGATTGCAGACTTTAAGTTTTACCAATTCTTACAACATTAGGATCAACGGGTTATTGTCACTAAATAGTCAGATGTACCATATTGTATTCAACGGCTGCCAGAATGTGCATgttgaaagaatcaaaattaTAGCCTCCGGGGACAGCCCCAACACAGACGGCATCCATGTTCAACTATCAAGTAATGTTGTAATAGTTAACTCCACCATCAAAACTGGGGATGATTGCATCTCCATTGGCCCTGGCACCAAGAACTTGTGGATTGAACACATCAAATGTGGCCCCGGTCACGGCATTAggtgaataaaataaattttatagatcttttatttggttgaaaataTGATAGTTACGATAGCAGAGGTGTAATATATTGAGTGAATGGAATTCCTCTGCTTGTTGCAGCATAGGGAGCCTTGCGAAGGACATGGAAGAGGCAGGGGTACAAAATGTGACGGTCAGTAAAGCCATTTTTATTGGTACCCAAAATGGACTAAGGATAAAGTCTTGGGCCAGACCCAGCTCTGGATTTGTCCAACGGGTTCGCTTTTTAGGAGCTGTTATGCAAAATGTCCAAAATCCTATAGTTATAGACCAAAATTACTGTCCTCACAATATCAATTGTCCTGGTCAGGTAAGAAATCTTGTTATCTTGTCTACAGATATGACAGAGACTACTTTTATGGTCTCATAAACTACTTTCTATGGTCCAAATGAACATATCTTGAATGTATTTCATGTTTTCATATGCCAGGTATCTGGAGTAAAAATCAGTGATGTGTTATACCAGGATATCAGAGGAACTTCAGCAACACAAATTGCTATAAAATTTGATTGTAGTGCCAAGAACCCTTGCACTGGTATAAGAATTGAAAATGTCAATTTGATTTATCCAAATCAAGTAGCTCAATCGTTTTGTACAAATGCAATTGGGAAGACCCTCGGTTCAGTCCAACCAAATGGTTGTTTGTAAAGGGAATGAGTGTTTTGTGTATTGCCATTTATAAAATACCATTTTGGGGTTACTTTTAACATTTTTGGATAGTAAACTGAATTCATTAAGATGAAATTGAAGTACAACAAGGCAACTAAATTACAAAGGATACAAATTAGGCATGTTCCAGTTGGAGAAGATGTTGAACCATAGGAGGATAAATCCCCTTCCAAACCTGATAAGTACTACCATTACATCTAGCATAACTAGGTAGCTCATGAGCTACCTTGTTGTATTCCCTTTTCAAATGCTGAATTTTCCAAAACAACTGAAGGTCTCAAGGATGCTATTAATTCCCTGATGCAGATGGCCAATGTCATgacccaaatccatggaacatgaatttagatgcatgactaACTTACTTATCTTACATAACtcaataaacataattaatttcataattaaataaaactccaaataaacaataCTCTTAATAAACCTCTTACAATATCTAAAATCCACAATTTAGAAATGATCTCCAAATACTGTAAAATCTTAAGCtaaactagcctctgagcacgcgctcacggcttttctattttttgagtaaatattaataatttgcatttattataatttgggatttttaAGTGAAGTGAGTTTTCTAGATTtgaggagttttaaaactaacaaaagagtgattttattttgtaggAAATTAGAGAGTaaaagtaggaatttaaattGATGTAAAAGTAGGAATTTATTAGAAGTAAGAAGGCATTTCAACGTAGGagtaggaatttattatttttgtcaatttactattttaaccctatttttaagttttaggtagggttattttttacagtaaaaaaaacaataactaactttcttttgctaatttactattttaaccctatttttaagttgttggttaattaatttaggggtatttttgacaggaaaaaaaaaaaacaatagctaactttttgaatcctcttaatatatacagataaaaatagctaaaaatCCTTTAAGGCTTCAAGCATTATTGATGTTGCCTAAAAACTCACATGCTCTACTTTGCACCTTATGAAGAGATCCAAAATTTCTGTTTCCTAATTAaactttaatctgaaaattgtaattgatgaGATGGGCCACACATTTAGTAAGCAATTATACACAATATACAACAGAATAGAGTCAAGTAGAGCACGAGTATTTTGATTTCACAAACTCACTCAATGATATCAAATATAGTTTTTCCAAAGAATATAATAAACCACTTAACACGTATgtaatcaaatattaaaatcattcaaaaacaTATGCAAATAATTGATCAGTGCACAGtgtcacatatacacatatcacatattctcacatacaatcatGTGACCGGATACCAACATCTAACTTCTGTTAGTGAGGGATCAACACTGATTCTCACATACAACCCTATGAACAACCTTACACATATATTtgatcaattctaaaaacacttattttgagtcacatatcacaaaagcaaagtttatacaaaatggaataattttcttaatattaacaattattcCAAATATAGAGGCATATCAAATATCACAatattgaattgaaaaataaaccaaaGAATGCTTAACTCTCTTAAGGAATAAATAGGAACTATGGAGTTTATGTAAGTATTTTACAATTCTTGAATAAGTTTGAAAACtcaatttgctaaaagaaatgTTTTATAAACCATTTGAAAAATAGGAATATGAATTTGAATCACTTGGTTTAAGACAAATTTAAAGATcaagaacctttttagaaaacttactttgaaactcaattatttttggaaaatagtttagtttataaattatcttttaaatgGGATTCAGATGTTCAAAACGTTATTTACAATTTGAAGTTTctctttaaaatattattctaaACGCGAAGTTTCTCTTTCAGTGATGTAAAAATCTTttgataaactttagaaaatgtatgcttaaaaacataacttttgaaaatcTTTGACTTTTAGGAACCTAATGAACAAAattgtgcatattatgcataattattTACAGCACTTGAATCACTTTAAAAGTCCAGCCGAAACACCCTTCAAATAGTCTCAAAACACTCTTAAATAAGATCTATAAATCAACcatgaaaattatttaatatccTTCACAAAATATAAAAGTGTATCGAATTATACAAACTGACTCACTAGG
Coding sequences within:
- the LOC126714337 gene encoding polygalacturonase-like; its protein translation is MAKFSRLFYTLFFILSVSHISRANIVYNVINFGAKPDGKTDSTPAFLNAWSAACASSDSSTINVPKGRYLIGSLAFKGECKSSDIAFQIDGTLVATADYRVLGQASNWLSFEGVSGVTIIGGALDAKGSGLWACKAAGTNCPSGATTLSFTNSYNIRINGLLSLNSQMYHIVFNGCQNVHVERIKIIASGDSPNTDGIHVQLSSNVVIVNSTIKTGDDCISIGPGTKNLWIEHIKCGPGHGISIGSLAKDMEEAGVQNVTVSKAIFIGTQNGLRIKSWARPSSGFVQRVRFLGAVMQNVQNPIVIDQNYCPHNINCPGQVSGVKISDVLYQDIRGTSATQIAIKFDCSAKNPCTGIRIENVNLIYPNQVAQSFCTNAIGKTLGSVQPNGCL